In Micromonospora sp. LH3U1, one genomic interval encodes:
- the dacB gene encoding D-alanyl-D-alanine carboxypeptidase/D-alanyl-D-alanine endopeptidase produces MPAPAGAAPAPAPAPVAPRRRRRLPVVLAVVLLLVLAGVGVVVTRPGPVAGWLGDDAGSAPSAAALTPEPDPSDVLAGPDPNAPVPTPDGVRAALDPLVGAADLGDRVNVSVADVISGQTLFAKGADDGTVPASVTKLATAVTVLAAREPGYRIPTRAVAGAQAGEVVIVGGGDPTLAIDKKGYYPGAARLDDLAAQVRTALGGATPTSVTVDGSVYSGPVYGPGWDDDIPTGGSGGAVTALMTDGARRDPGVEHGSAARFAEPDLAAGKSFARLLGVPASAVKRGTAPVPAAAGGTIPAPGTELGVVQSPPLIRLVDIMISESDNLVAEALARQVALARNQPASFDGGAAAMDAEVAGLGLPADEITLSDGSGLSRRNRISPSLLTDLVRLAASPDHPELAGVFGGLPVGGWSGTLNDRYRNAPGTGAGAGTVRAKTGTLTGVHSIAGLVTTADGRLLTFAVLTDKVPGGKETAQPALDRIAAALAGCGCR; encoded by the coding sequence CTGCCCGCGCCCGCCGGTGCCGCACCGGCACCGGCACCCGCGCCCGTCGCACCGCGCCGTCGGCGGCGGCTGCCGGTGGTGCTGGCCGTCGTGCTGCTGCTGGTGCTCGCCGGGGTCGGAGTCGTCGTCACCCGACCGGGCCCGGTCGCCGGATGGCTGGGCGACGACGCCGGGTCAGCGCCGAGCGCCGCTGCCCTGACGCCGGAGCCCGACCCGTCGGACGTGCTGGCCGGCCCGGATCCGAACGCCCCGGTGCCCACCCCCGACGGGGTTCGTGCCGCACTTGATCCGCTGGTCGGTGCCGCCGACCTGGGCGACCGGGTGAACGTCTCGGTGGCCGACGTGATCTCCGGCCAGACGCTGTTCGCCAAAGGGGCGGACGACGGCACGGTGCCCGCCTCGGTGACCAAGCTGGCGACCGCGGTGACCGTGCTGGCGGCCCGCGAACCCGGCTACCGGATTCCCACCCGGGCGGTTGCCGGCGCGCAGGCCGGCGAGGTGGTGATCGTCGGTGGCGGCGACCCCACTCTCGCGATCGACAAGAAGGGTTACTACCCGGGGGCGGCGCGCCTCGACGACCTGGCTGCCCAGGTGCGCACCGCACTCGGCGGAGCCACCCCGACCAGTGTCACGGTCGACGGCTCGGTCTACTCCGGCCCGGTCTACGGCCCGGGCTGGGACGACGACATCCCCACCGGCGGGTCTGGCGGCGCGGTGACCGCGTTGATGACCGACGGCGCGCGCAGGGACCCGGGCGTCGAGCACGGGTCCGCCGCGCGGTTCGCCGAGCCGGACCTGGCCGCCGGCAAGTCGTTCGCCCGGCTGCTCGGCGTGCCGGCCAGTGCCGTGAAGCGTGGAACGGCACCGGTGCCAGCCGCCGCCGGTGGCACCATCCCGGCACCGGGCACCGAGCTTGGCGTGGTGCAGTCTCCGCCGCTGATCCGTCTGGTCGACATCATGATCAGCGAGAGCGACAACCTGGTGGCCGAGGCGCTCGCCCGCCAGGTCGCGTTGGCCCGCAACCAGCCGGCCTCGTTCGACGGGGGCGCCGCCGCGATGGACGCGGAGGTGGCCGGGCTCGGCCTGCCCGCCGACGAGATCACCCTCTCCGACGGCAGCGGCCTGTCCCGACGCAACCGGATCAGCCCGTCGTTGCTGACCGACCTGGTGCGACTGGCGGCCAGCCCGGACCATCCGGAGTTGGCCGGTGTCTTCGGTGGCCTGCCGGTGGGTGGCTGGTCCGGGACCCTAAACGACCGCTACCGCAACGCCCCCGGCACCGGAGCCGGGGCGGGCACGGTGCGGGCCAAGACCGGCACGCTGACCGGGGTGCACTCCATCGCGGGCCTGGTCACCACGGCCGACGGTCGGCTGCTCACCTTCGCGGTGCTCACCGACAAGGTGCCCGGTGGGAAGGAAACCGCCCAGCCCGCGCTGGACCGGATCGCCGCCGCGCTGGCCGGATGCGGCTGCCGCTGA
- a CDS encoding inorganic diphosphatase, with protein sequence MDFDVTVEIPKGHRNKYEVDHKTGRIRLDRTLFTSTQYPADYGFIEGTLGEDGDPLDALVLVPEPTFPGCLIRCRTIGMFRMTDEKGGDDKVLCVPYEDPRQEHLRDIHHLGEFDRLEIQHFFEVYKDLEPGKSVEGATWVGRTEAEAEIHNSYQRARDAEARGESAH encoded by the coding sequence ATGGATTTCGACGTGACGGTTGAGATCCCCAAGGGTCACCGGAACAAGTACGAGGTGGACCACAAGACCGGCCGGATCCGGTTGGACCGCACCCTCTTCACCTCCACCCAGTACCCGGCCGACTACGGGTTCATCGAGGGCACGTTGGGCGAGGACGGCGATCCGCTGGACGCGCTGGTGCTGGTCCCGGAGCCGACCTTCCCGGGTTGCCTGATCCGCTGCCGCACCATCGGCATGTTCCGGATGACCGACGAAAAGGGCGGGGACGACAAGGTCCTCTGCGTGCCCTACGAGGACCCGCGCCAGGAGCACCTGCGCGACATCCACCACCTGGGCGAGTTCGACCGGCTGGAGATCCAGCACTTCTTCGAGGTGTACAAGGACCTCGAGCCCGGCAAGTCGGTGGAGGGCGCGACCTGGGTCGGCCGCACCGAGGCCGAGGCCGAGATCCACAACTCCTACCAGCGGGCCAGGGACGCCGAGGCGCGCGGCGAATCCGCCCACTGA
- the eccD gene encoding type VII secretion integral membrane protein EccD has protein sequence MTTGLARVTISAPQRRVDVALPEQVPLTELLPDVLRHAGVGLADDGEQHGGWVLRRTDGALLATAQALLPQGVRDGEVLHLVPARAHWPELEYDDVVEAIADGARRRGGAWSPTATRAAGLAGAAVPLSVGLLALLAGGPTHRAGWLAAAVVALVLTVAGTVGSRANGDGTAGATLGGYALPYAFTAGALAVGSGDPVGPFGPARWVGAPELLAGSVALLLVALIGLLGVASRLRVFVAGVTVGLIGAGAALGGLLLTPAGTAAVLLSALVFAVGVIPLLAIRLGKLPLPPITLPTSTGAEEPERVRDLPDRSRVHAAVTRTEEMLTGMLIGHALLAVAAAVVLGVAGGTAGRVLVAVTSAVLLLRSRLFVALRHRVPTVLAGLAGYAVLGAVLVGRADDAGRLALILGGAALALLAVAGGTGYARRPVSPYLGRVADLTDTALVVAVVPIACAVLDLYDRARGLLG, from the coding sequence ATGACTACCGGGCTGGCCCGCGTCACCATCAGCGCGCCGCAACGACGGGTGGACGTCGCCCTGCCGGAGCAGGTGCCCCTGACCGAGCTGCTGCCCGACGTGCTCCGGCACGCCGGTGTCGGGCTGGCCGACGACGGCGAGCAGCACGGTGGTTGGGTTCTACGCCGCACCGACGGCGCGCTGCTGGCGACCGCCCAGGCGCTGCTGCCGCAGGGGGTCCGCGACGGTGAGGTGCTGCACCTCGTGCCGGCTCGCGCGCACTGGCCCGAGTTGGAGTACGACGACGTGGTCGAGGCGATCGCCGATGGTGCCCGCCGCCGGGGCGGGGCCTGGTCGCCCACCGCCACCCGGGCCGCCGGTCTGGCCGGTGCCGCGGTGCCGCTCTCCGTCGGTTTGCTCGCCCTGCTCGCAGGCGGCCCGACGCACCGTGCTGGCTGGCTGGCGGCCGCTGTGGTGGCGCTGGTGCTCACGGTGGCCGGCACGGTGGGCTCCCGCGCCAACGGCGACGGCACCGCCGGGGCGACGCTCGGCGGCTACGCGCTGCCGTACGCGTTCACGGCCGGCGCCCTCGCGGTCGGCTCCGGCGACCCGGTCGGGCCGTTCGGGCCGGCCCGCTGGGTGGGCGCTCCCGAGCTGCTGGCCGGCTCGGTGGCGCTGCTGCTGGTGGCGCTGATCGGCCTGCTCGGGGTGGCCAGCCGGCTGCGGGTCTTCGTGGCCGGTGTCACGGTCGGCCTGATCGGCGCCGGGGCCGCGCTCGGTGGGCTGCTGCTGACCCCGGCCGGTACGGCGGCGGTGCTGCTCAGCGCACTGGTCTTCGCCGTCGGCGTGATTCCGCTGCTGGCCATCCGGCTGGGCAAGCTTCCTTTGCCGCCCATCACCCTGCCGACCTCGACCGGCGCGGAAGAGCCGGAACGGGTCCGGGACCTGCCGGACCGGAGCCGGGTCCACGCCGCGGTGACCCGCACCGAGGAGATGCTGACCGGGATGTTGATCGGGCACGCCCTGCTGGCGGTGGCGGCGGCGGTCGTCCTCGGGGTTGCCGGCGGAACGGCCGGTCGGGTGCTGGTGGCGGTCACCTCGGCCGTGCTGCTGCTGCGGTCGAGGCTGTTCGTGGCGCTGCGGCACCGGGTGCCGACGGTGCTCGCCGGGCTGGCCGGCTACGCGGTGCTGGGCGCGGTGCTGGTCGGCCGGGCCGACGACGCCGGGCGGTTGGCGCTGATCCTGGGAGGTGCGGCGCTGGCCCTGCTGGCCGTCGCCGGTGGCACCGGGTACGCCCGCCGGCCGGTCTCGCCGTACCTCGGGCGAGTCGCGGACCTGACCGACACGGCACTGGTGGTCGCCGTGGTGCCGATCGCCTGCGCGGTTCTCGACCTGTACGACCGAGCCCGGGGGCTGCTCGGTTGA
- the eccCa gene encoding type VII secretion protein EccCa, giving the protein MSTVVIKRPPRRPAPEIPAGELPVDAPPEIPVVAGGRWQQMFMLLPMLGGTVAMAMMFGRGGGAYSYVVGGMFGLSSLAMLVTSWGSASGTPKKSEMMAARREYLRHLATLRRRVRRTAGQQRAGLYYRHPDPGGLWSTVDSHRVWERRPADPDFAVVRVAVGPQTLATPLVPPVTRPLEELEPMTAGALRRFLDAYSVVPDLPVALSLRSFARVHVRPAGRPGGGTPTTSGPPTGDPAAQALVRAVLTQLAVFHAPDELLVAVCAGPERRTCWEWVKWLPHAHHPGRTDALGPVRLVTSSAAELEGLLADVLASRSRFSPAGAATDGPHVVVVLDGGDLTGASDLTGDGGIDAVTVLDLDTPPPRLLDRYALLLELHGRRLHSWSSDGHAEVGTADQLDLVDAEAIARRLAPLRLAGAARGPDAPLQADLGLPELLGLGDPESFTAEQGWLPRSARDRLRVPIGVGADGGAIELDLKESAQDGMGPHGLLIGATGSGKSELLRTLVLGLAATHSSEQLNFVLVDFKGGATFASFDRLPHTAAVITNLADALPLVDRMVDAINGELVRRQELLRRAGNFASVRDYERARAAGSPLAPLPSLLLICDEFSELLSAKPDFIDLFVQIGRLGRSLGVHLLLASQRLEEGRLRGLDTHLSYRIGLRTFSALESRTVLGVPDAHELPRSPGHGYLRAGTDPLARFKAAYVSGAVRRRAASAGAAAGAGARLLTFTTHTVPLPEPATPALPSVAEDESSRETLLDLLVDRLVGQGPPAHQVWLPPLGQPPALDELVGPLEVDPKRGLTVGNPELHGALGVPLAVVDKPLEQRRDLLWLALDGAAGHVAVVGAPQSGKSTALRTLICALALTHTPAEVQVYCLDFGGGGLAALRDLPHVGGVTGRADPTAVRRTVGEMTTLLADRERRFGELGVESMAAYRQRRSAAGAISQPGADPFGDVFLVIDGWSSIRGEYDDLEPLVTDLATRGLSYGLHVVASALRWLDFRPAIRDLFGSRLELRLGDPADSLVARRAAANVPERSGRGVTAEGLHFLTALPQLAAANGDTADLVKRVADGWAGPPAPRIRLLPPVLPYADLDLAATTGLRLPIGIAEADLRPVLLDFAAEPHFVVFGDSECGKSSFLRALATSIITRFTPEQARVILVDYRRSLLGVIETPHLIGYGTAAAHTADLVESAAGYLERRAPGPEVTPQQLRDRSWWSGPELFVLVDDYDLVAAGPANPLRALEEHLPHARDVGLHLVLARRSGGAGRAQYEPIVQRLRELSTAGLVMAGSPDEGALVGPVRPGPLPPGRGRLVTRREGVRLVQLAQLPPP; this is encoded by the coding sequence GTGTCCACCGTCGTCATCAAGCGTCCGCCGCGTCGACCAGCGCCGGAGATCCCCGCCGGGGAACTGCCGGTCGACGCGCCGCCGGAGATCCCCGTGGTGGCCGGCGGGCGGTGGCAGCAGATGTTCATGCTGCTGCCCATGCTCGGCGGCACGGTGGCGATGGCGATGATGTTCGGCCGAGGCGGCGGCGCCTACTCGTACGTGGTGGGCGGAATGTTCGGGCTCTCCTCGTTGGCGATGCTGGTGACCTCCTGGGGCAGCGCCTCCGGCACCCCGAAGAAGTCCGAGATGATGGCCGCCCGCAGGGAATACCTGCGCCACCTGGCCACGCTGCGGCGCCGGGTCCGACGGACCGCTGGACAGCAGCGTGCCGGCCTCTACTACCGGCACCCGGACCCGGGCGGGCTCTGGTCGACCGTGGACAGCCACCGGGTCTGGGAGCGGCGCCCCGCCGACCCGGACTTCGCCGTGGTGCGGGTCGCCGTCGGGCCACAGACCCTGGCCACTCCGCTCGTCCCGCCGGTCACCCGGCCGCTGGAGGAGCTGGAACCGATGACCGCCGGCGCGCTGCGCCGCTTCCTGGACGCGTACTCCGTGGTGCCCGACCTGCCGGTGGCGCTGTCGTTGCGCAGCTTCGCCCGGGTGCACGTCCGGCCCGCCGGCCGTCCCGGGGGTGGCACCCCGACCACCAGCGGACCACCCACCGGCGACCCGGCGGCGCAGGCGCTGGTCCGGGCCGTGCTGACCCAACTCGCGGTCTTCCACGCCCCCGACGAACTGCTCGTCGCGGTCTGCGCCGGACCGGAACGCCGCACCTGCTGGGAGTGGGTGAAATGGCTCCCGCACGCCCACCATCCCGGCCGCACCGACGCGCTCGGCCCGGTACGGCTGGTCACCAGCTCCGCCGCCGAACTGGAAGGGCTGCTGGCCGACGTGCTGGCCAGCCGGTCCCGGTTCAGCCCGGCCGGTGCGGCCACCGACGGCCCACACGTCGTGGTGGTCCTCGACGGCGGCGACCTCACCGGCGCCAGCGACCTGACCGGTGACGGCGGCATCGACGCGGTCACCGTGCTGGACCTGGACACCCCACCGCCTCGGCTGCTGGACCGGTACGCGCTGCTGCTGGAGTTGCACGGCCGGCGGCTGCACTCGTGGTCGTCCGATGGGCACGCCGAGGTGGGCACCGCCGACCAGCTGGACCTCGTCGACGCCGAGGCGATCGCCCGACGGTTGGCGCCGCTCCGGCTCGCCGGTGCGGCACGCGGACCGGACGCCCCGCTCCAGGCCGACCTGGGCCTTCCCGAGCTACTCGGTCTCGGCGACCCGGAGAGCTTCACGGCCGAGCAGGGCTGGCTGCCCCGCTCGGCACGGGACCGGCTGCGGGTGCCGATCGGGGTGGGCGCGGACGGCGGTGCCATCGAGCTGGACCTCAAGGAGTCCGCCCAGGACGGGATGGGCCCGCACGGCCTGCTCATCGGGGCGACCGGTTCCGGCAAGTCCGAGCTGCTCCGCACGCTGGTGCTGGGGCTGGCCGCCACGCACAGCTCCGAGCAGCTCAACTTCGTGCTGGTCGACTTCAAAGGCGGCGCCACCTTCGCCTCCTTCGACCGGCTGCCGCACACCGCAGCCGTGATCACCAATTTGGCCGACGCGTTGCCCCTGGTCGACCGGATGGTCGACGCGATCAACGGGGAGCTGGTCCGCCGCCAGGAGCTGCTGCGGCGCGCCGGCAACTTCGCCAGCGTGCGCGACTACGAGCGGGCCCGGGCGGCCGGCAGCCCGCTGGCCCCGCTGCCGTCGCTGCTGCTGATCTGCGACGAATTCTCCGAACTACTCTCCGCCAAGCCCGACTTCATCGACCTGTTCGTGCAGATCGGCCGGCTGGGCCGGTCGCTCGGCGTGCACCTGCTGCTCGCCAGCCAGCGCCTGGAGGAGGGCCGGTTGCGCGGGCTCGACACCCACCTGTCGTACCGGATCGGGTTGCGTACCTTCTCCGCGCTGGAGTCCCGCACCGTGCTCGGGGTACCGGACGCGCACGAGTTGCCCCGGTCGCCGGGCCATGGCTACCTGCGCGCCGGCACCGACCCGCTGGCCCGGTTCAAGGCCGCGTACGTCTCCGGTGCCGTCCGCCGCCGGGCCGCGTCGGCGGGGGCGGCAGCCGGCGCGGGTGCTCGGCTGCTCACCTTCACCACCCACACGGTGCCGCTGCCCGAGCCGGCCACCCCGGCCCTGCCGTCGGTGGCCGAGGACGAGAGCAGCCGGGAAACCCTGCTCGACCTGCTGGTGGACCGGCTCGTCGGGCAGGGCCCGCCGGCTCACCAGGTCTGGCTCCCACCGCTCGGTCAACCACCGGCCCTGGACGAGTTGGTCGGCCCGCTGGAGGTGGACCCGAAGCGCGGGCTCACCGTGGGCAACCCGGAGCTGCACGGCGCACTCGGAGTGCCACTGGCCGTCGTGGACAAGCCGTTGGAGCAGCGCCGGGACCTGCTCTGGCTGGCGCTGGACGGCGCGGCCGGGCATGTCGCGGTGGTCGGGGCACCGCAGAGCGGCAAGTCCACCGCGCTCCGCACGCTGATCTGCGCGCTGGCGCTCACCCACACCCCGGCCGAGGTGCAGGTCTACTGCCTCGACTTCGGTGGTGGCGGGCTGGCCGCGTTGCGCGACCTCCCGCACGTGGGCGGGGTGACCGGACGTGCCGACCCGACCGCCGTGCGGCGCACCGTCGGCGAGATGACCACTCTGCTGGCCGATCGGGAACGCCGCTTCGGGGAGTTGGGCGTCGAGTCGATGGCCGCGTACCGGCAGCGCCGCTCCGCGGCGGGGGCGATCAGTCAGCCGGGCGCCGATCCGTTCGGCGACGTGTTCCTGGTGATCGACGGTTGGAGCAGCATCCGAGGCGAGTACGACGACCTGGAGCCACTGGTCACCGACCTGGCCACCCGGGGCCTGTCGTACGGGCTGCACGTGGTCGCCAGCGCGCTGCGCTGGCTGGACTTCCGCCCGGCGATCCGGGACCTGTTCGGCTCCCGGCTGGAGTTGCGCCTCGGCGACCCGGCCGACTCGCTGGTGGCCCGGCGGGCGGCCGCGAACGTGCCGGAGCGCTCCGGCCGAGGGGTGACGGCGGAGGGCCTGCACTTCCTCACCGCGCTGCCCCAGCTCGCTGCCGCCAACGGGGACACCGCCGATCTGGTCAAGCGGGTCGCCGACGGGTGGGCGGGCCCACCGGCGCCCCGGATCCGGCTGCTCCCGCCGGTGCTGCCGTACGCCGACCTGGACCTCGCCGCGACGACCGGACTGCGGTTACCGATCGGGATCGCGGAGGCGGACCTGCGGCCGGTGCTGCTCGACTTCGCCGCCGAGCCACACTTCGTCGTCTTCGGGGACTCGGAGTGCGGCAAATCGTCGTTCCTGCGCGCGCTGGCGACGTCGATCATCACCCGGTTCACTCCCGAGCAGGCCCGGGTGATCCTGGTCGACTACCGGCGCAGCCTGCTCGGTGTCATCGAGACACCGCACCTGATCGGGTACGGCACCGCGGCGGCGCACACCGCCGACCTGGTCGAGTCGGCCGCCGGCTACCTGGAGCGGCGGGCCCCGGGGCCGGAGGTCACCCCGCAGCAGTTGCGGGATCGGTCCTGGTGGTCCGGGCCGGAGCTGTTCGTGCTGGTGGACGACTACGACCTGGTGGCGGCTGGGCCGGCGAACCCGTTGCGGGCGCTGGAGGAGCACCTGCCGCACGCCCGGGACGTCGGGCTGCACCTGGTGCTGGCCCGCCGATCCGGTGGCGCGGGTCGCGCCCAGTACGAGCCGATCGTGCAGCGGCTGCGGGAGCTGTCCACCGCGGGGCTGGTGATGGCGGGCAGCCCGGATGAGGGCGCACTCGTCGGGCCGGTGAGGCCTGGACCGCTGCCGCCGGGGCGTGGCCGACTGGTCACCCGACGAGAGGGCGTACGCCTCGTTCAGCTCGCACAATTGCCGCCGCCGTGA
- the mycP gene encoding type VII secretion-associated serine protease mycosin, whose product MAGDVTGVRHSGPSAAQRATVRALLGVAAAFAVVAPTAAAVPVATPTNGGQLGGAPMTFAPGDTVARTDQVRDEQWQLDELQAETAWRTSTGRGVTVAVIDSGVDGTHPDLVGQVLRGVDLVGPGGGAGPDPVGHGTTVAGLIAGRNDDKRGAVGLAPDARILPVRVLDDQNRYDDALIVAQGVRWAVDHGARVINLSLGGSGDSPALAAALDYAFVRDVVVIACTGNLATSSDTKVWYPAREPGVIAVAGLERSSDNLWSGSITGRATVLTAPASGLVGPKPPSGYWRVQGTSFAAPLVTATAALVRSRYPQMPAGEVVNRLLATARDLGPTGRDDRFGYGVVDPVAALTAQVPPVTANPLDDQKSPGVTGFGPAPGSADDDPVAGAGSDPLGLTAPRQQTRWTARAAGGQDTSAPEQLWTGVVLLVALVGGAALLVRRLRRRVR is encoded by the coding sequence ATGGCTGGGGATGTGACTGGGGTGCGGCACAGCGGTCCGTCGGCGGCCCAACGGGCGACCGTTCGGGCGCTGCTCGGTGTGGCCGCGGCGTTCGCCGTCGTGGCCCCGACCGCGGCAGCCGTGCCCGTCGCCACGCCCACCAACGGGGGACAGCTCGGCGGCGCGCCGATGACGTTCGCCCCCGGCGACACCGTCGCTCGCACCGACCAGGTCCGCGACGAGCAGTGGCAGCTCGACGAGTTGCAGGCCGAAACGGCGTGGCGGACCTCGACCGGTCGGGGCGTGACCGTCGCGGTGATCGACTCCGGAGTGGACGGCACCCATCCCGATCTGGTCGGCCAGGTGCTGCGCGGCGTGGACCTGGTTGGTCCCGGTGGTGGTGCGGGCCCGGATCCGGTGGGGCACGGCACGACGGTCGCCGGCCTGATCGCCGGGCGCAACGACGACAAGCGGGGCGCGGTCGGCCTCGCGCCGGACGCCCGGATCCTGCCGGTCCGGGTGCTCGACGACCAGAACCGCTACGACGACGCGTTGATCGTCGCCCAGGGGGTTCGCTGGGCGGTCGACCATGGTGCCCGTGTGATCAACCTGTCGTTGGGCGGCAGCGGCGACAGCCCGGCCCTGGCCGCGGCCCTGGACTACGCGTTCGTCCGGGACGTGGTCGTGATCGCCTGCACCGGCAACCTGGCCACCTCCAGCGACACCAAGGTCTGGTATCCGGCTCGTGAGCCGGGTGTGATCGCGGTCGCCGGCCTCGAGCGCAGCAGCGACAACCTGTGGTCCGGGTCGATCACCGGCCGGGCGACGGTGCTGACCGCTCCCGCGAGCGGGCTGGTCGGCCCGAAGCCCCCCAGTGGGTACTGGCGGGTGCAGGGCACCAGCTTCGCCGCACCACTGGTGACGGCCACCGCCGCGCTGGTCCGGTCCCGCTATCCGCAGATGCCCGCGGGTGAGGTCGTCAACCGCTTGCTGGCCACCGCCCGGGACCTCGGCCCGACCGGGCGGGACGACCGCTTCGGGTACGGCGTGGTCGACCCGGTGGCCGCACTGACCGCCCAGGTGCCACCGGTGACCGCCAACCCGCTGGACGATCAGAAGTCGCCGGGTGTGACTGGTTTCGGCCCGGCTCCCGGCTCGGCCGACGACGACCCGGTCGCCGGTGCCGGCAGTGATCCGCTCGGTCTCACCGCACCCCGCCAGCAGACCAGGTGGACGGCCCGGGCGGCGGGCGGCCAGGACACATCGGCACCGGAGCAACTGTGGACCGGGGTCGTGCTCCTCGTCGCCCTGGTCGGCGGCGCCGCTCTGCTGGTGCGCCGGCTCCGTCGACGGGTCCGTTGA
- a CDS encoding phosphatase PAP2 family protein gives MSTHRPPTLAPIGQPSWRHRRLDPDNSLGLRLTLAATAAFLVLVPFALLALLVLGAWAPLHRLDTAVTDALHGYALDHPAWVTLMRIWTEVFAPMPLRVVVLLLVIWLLRRGARRLALWATTTMVVGGLFGPLLKLLVGRDRPELLEPVARAAGYSFPSGHALNATLAAGVLLLVLLPYAERGAARAALWVAAVLLTVVTGLSRVALGVHFVSDVLGGCLLGVAVVAATTAAFTSWRAHTGLRPVRPARDGVAPEVERHPGEA, from the coding sequence ATGAGTACGCATCGGCCGCCCACCCTCGCTCCCATCGGCCAGCCGTCCTGGCGGCACCGCCGACTCGACCCGGACAATTCGCTGGGTCTGCGGCTGACCCTGGCCGCGACGGCGGCGTTCCTGGTGCTGGTGCCTTTCGCGCTGCTCGCGCTGCTGGTGCTCGGCGCCTGGGCACCGCTGCACCGGCTGGACACGGCGGTCACCGACGCGCTGCACGGCTACGCGCTCGACCACCCAGCCTGGGTCACACTGATGCGGATCTGGACCGAGGTGTTCGCGCCGATGCCGCTGCGCGTAGTCGTCCTGCTCCTGGTGATCTGGCTGCTGCGCCGGGGAGCCCGCCGGCTGGCCCTCTGGGCGACCACCACCATGGTGGTCGGCGGGTTGTTCGGTCCACTGCTCAAGCTGCTCGTTGGCCGGGACCGGCCGGAGTTGCTGGAACCGGTGGCACGGGCCGCCGGCTACTCGTTCCCCTCCGGGCACGCGCTGAACGCCACCCTGGCCGCCGGGGTGCTGCTGCTGGTGCTCCTGCCGTACGCCGAGCGGGGGGCCGCGCGGGCCGCGCTCTGGGTCGCCGCGGTGCTGTTAACCGTGGTGACCGGGCTGAGCAGGGTGGCGCTCGGCGTGCACTTCGTCAGCGACGTGCTGGGCGGCTGCCTGCTCGGTGTGGCGGTGGTCGCGGCGACCACCGCGGCGTTCACCAGTTGGCGGGCGCACACCGGACTCCGGCCGGTTCGGCCGGCCCGTGACGGTGTCGCTCCAGAGGTCGAGCGCCATCCCGGAGAGGCCTGA
- a CDS encoding phosphatase PAP2 family protein translates to MSDTVVQIIRRVLLPVSLLLGVMVLLGVLVTRVFARTWPFTVEDAVNREFAADRTGGWNDVSLVFSTLASTQMIVVVTVLVALALRLWLKRWREPLFLCAAVTAQALVFLLTTLAIDRRRPAVEHMDVSPPTSSFPSGHTSAAVALYVGIAVLMALRVRSTGAKVAWWTLLLTVPLGVALTRMYRGMHHPSDVLASFLNGGTCVAIMARAVLDRGLRWGRAKLPTVGRPTAAARS, encoded by the coding sequence ATGTCCGACACCGTGGTCCAGATCATCCGGCGGGTGCTGCTGCCAGTGTCTCTCCTACTCGGCGTCATGGTGCTGCTCGGGGTGCTGGTCACCCGGGTGTTTGCCCGGACCTGGCCGTTCACCGTGGAGGACGCGGTGAACCGGGAGTTCGCCGCCGACCGCACCGGCGGCTGGAACGACGTTTCGCTGGTGTTCAGCACGCTGGCCAGCACCCAGATGATCGTCGTGGTCACCGTGCTGGTGGCGTTGGCGCTGCGCCTCTGGCTGAAGCGCTGGCGGGAGCCGCTGTTCCTGTGCGCGGCGGTGACCGCCCAGGCGCTGGTGTTCCTGCTGACCACGCTGGCGATCGACCGACGACGGCCGGCGGTGGAGCACATGGACGTCTCACCGCCCACGTCGAGCTTCCCGTCCGGGCACACCTCGGCGGCGGTGGCACTCTACGTCGGTATTGCGGTGCTGATGGCGCTGCGGGTGCGGAGCACCGGGGCGAAGGTCGCCTGGTGGACGCTGTTGCTGACGGTGCCGCTGGGGGTAGCGCTGACCCGGATGTATCGGGGAATGCACCACCCGAGCGACGTGCTGGCGTCCTTCCTCAACGGCGGCACCTGTGTCGCCATCATGGCCCGCGCGGTGTTGGACCGAGGGCTGCGGTGGGGGCGGGCCAAGCTGCCGACGGTGGGGCGACCGACCGCGGCGGCCCGGAGCTGA